A single Anatilimnocola floriformis DNA region contains:
- a CDS encoding RDD family protein codes for MTTTLQQPVQHRCTRCYRTLTSDASEAGTEQACEFCGQALIVPDLESQASEYGGYKPRGRERSFGSEPSAAALAGFMVGQNAPLAPHWKRFVGALVDGLLMGLAVAAGVLLVSLLISQGLFSQHALRIKEFNWDKLNAQAVIYFPLLMLLLIQWNMIASRGQSIGKYLLGMKIVDPHGGNPGFICGVILRNWVRFALSFIPFFSLIDVLFIFGDSRRCLHDYLAGTTVVEAD; via the coding sequence ATGACCACTACACTTCAGCAACCAGTTCAGCATCGCTGCACGCGCTGCTACCGCACGCTCACCTCCGACGCTTCCGAAGCCGGCACCGAACAAGCATGCGAGTTCTGCGGTCAGGCGCTGATCGTTCCCGATCTGGAATCGCAAGCCAGCGAGTACGGCGGTTACAAACCGCGTGGCCGCGAACGCTCGTTCGGCAGCGAGCCGAGCGCGGCGGCTCTTGCGGGATTCATGGTCGGTCAAAACGCCCCACTCGCGCCGCATTGGAAACGCTTCGTCGGCGCACTGGTCGATGGCCTGCTGATGGGCCTCGCCGTGGCTGCGGGCGTCTTGCTCGTCAGCCTGCTGATATCGCAAGGGCTGTTCAGTCAGCACGCGCTGCGCATCAAGGAATTCAACTGGGACAAACTCAACGCGCAAGCGGTGATCTACTTCCCATTGCTCATGCTCCTGCTGATTCAATGGAACATGATCGCCAGCCGCGGTCAGTCGATCGGCAAGTATTTGCTCGGCATGAAGATCGTCGATCCGCACGGCGGCAACCCGGGCTTCATCTGCGGCGTGATCCTGCGCAACTGGGTTCGCTTCGCCTTGTCGTTCATTCCGTTCTTCAGCTTGATCGACGTGCTGTTCATCTTTGGCGATTCGCGCCGCTGCCTGCACGACTATCTCGCCGGTACCACAGTGGTGGAAGCCGACTAG
- a CDS encoding DUF6690 family protein produces MTMREVANCRCEQYLLPGLGAIAMFNRGTLFLLVLGAAIVVPYVMFDEGLSKTARTEWQRFFGGSSAPAANNASMASWFQAAPQGIPQFDAGPQLPPISLEEALRLDISSVWVTSHWSRVNTVAGEGDEMGLRVALVSGTQPTDIAGSLTYYFDQRHQLQRITFTGLTGDESRVITHLMTKFGLRPQPTVVAGLYQAPAGPGKVSQAQVNHLPVVQAAAINARAELAIEIFRPGPITPVSAAKDMTPAKTQQVKSPRIW; encoded by the coding sequence ATGACGATGAGAGAAGTGGCGAATTGTCGCTGCGAACAGTATCTCTTGCCGGGGCTCGGGGCCATCGCGATGTTCAATCGGGGAACGTTGTTCTTGCTCGTGCTGGGAGCCGCGATCGTGGTTCCTTACGTCATGTTCGACGAAGGTCTATCGAAGACCGCGCGCACGGAGTGGCAACGTTTCTTCGGCGGCAGTTCGGCGCCAGCTGCCAACAACGCGAGCATGGCCAGCTGGTTCCAAGCCGCTCCGCAAGGGATCCCGCAATTCGATGCCGGTCCGCAGTTGCCGCCGATCAGTCTCGAAGAAGCGCTGCGGCTCGACATCAGCTCGGTGTGGGTCACTTCGCATTGGTCGCGCGTGAACACCGTTGCCGGCGAAGGGGATGAGATGGGCCTGCGCGTGGCGCTCGTTTCCGGCACACAGCCGACCGACATCGCCGGCTCGTTGACCTATTATTTCGATCAACGCCACCAATTGCAGCGGATAACGTTCACCGGCCTGACGGGCGATGAGAGCCGCGTCATCACACACCTGATGACCAAATTCGGACTGCGGCCGCAACCAACGGTCGTAGCCGGTCTTTATCAGGCGCCGGCCGGGCCTGGCAAAGTGAGTCAGGCTCAGGTAAATCATCTGCCAGTGGTGCAAGCGGCGGCGATCAACGCCCGGGCTGAACTGGCGATCGAAATCTTTCGGCCGGGCCCGATCACGCCCGTTTCGGCGGCCAAAGACATGACGCCAGCGAAGACCCAGCAGGTGAAATCGCCTCGGATTTGGTAA
- a CDS encoding class I SAM-dependent methyltransferase codes for MEDHHWLTSAAAQPLLEELQQKLRAAGQVDVRLAASLRKSHSATRTHLLLEQVELRNRARDKFADPSAMFFTRKGLEQCTDEALAGYKAARFPQGSIADLCCGIGGDALALARRGPVSAWDADATTAHYAECNLKLRLPENAQVHAQIAAAEAVAEVAAWHMDPDRRATGERTIELSDYEPGPELLREMLQKNPHAAVKIAPAAEVNPSEWPPHERQWLGSRGECRQQVLWFGELAQHAHQHVATVVASGGEVTSFVGDANLPFQPADAVLQYIYEPDAAVLAAQLAGAMAAEHDLAAITAGGGYLTADHQVNQKLLTAFRVRDVLPYDLRKLKAYCREHQLGQLEIKKRGVELQPHYVRRQILAAGENAAVIFVTPVGDQVKAIVAERVLDPLSSVLRGES; via the coding sequence ATGGAAGATCATCACTGGCTCACCTCTGCCGCCGCCCAACCGTTGCTCGAGGAATTGCAGCAAAAACTCCGCGCCGCTGGGCAAGTCGACGTGCGATTGGCGGCCAGCTTGCGAAAATCGCATTCGGCCACGCGCACGCATCTGCTGCTGGAACAAGTCGAGCTCCGCAATCGTGCCCGCGATAAATTTGCCGATCCGAGCGCGATGTTTTTCACCCGCAAAGGACTGGAGCAATGCACCGACGAAGCGCTGGCCGGCTACAAAGCAGCCCGTTTTCCGCAGGGATCGATTGCCGATCTCTGCTGCGGCATCGGTGGCGATGCGCTCGCGCTGGCCAGGCGCGGCCCGGTTTCGGCCTGGGATGCAGACGCCACAACGGCTCACTACGCAGAATGCAATTTGAAGTTGCGTTTGCCGGAGAACGCGCAAGTTCACGCGCAGATTGCCGCTGCAGAGGCTGTTGCGGAAGTCGCGGCCTGGCACATGGATCCCGATCGTCGAGCGACCGGCGAGCGCACGATTGAGCTCAGCGATTATGAGCCTGGGCCGGAACTGCTGCGTGAAATGTTGCAAAAAAATCCGCACGCTGCCGTAAAAATCGCGCCGGCAGCGGAAGTAAATCCGAGCGAATGGCCGCCGCATGAGCGCCAATGGCTCGGCAGCCGCGGCGAATGTCGGCAGCAAGTGCTCTGGTTCGGCGAACTCGCACAGCATGCGCATCAGCATGTCGCCACGGTTGTGGCCAGCGGCGGCGAAGTCACTTCGTTCGTCGGCGACGCGAACCTGCCGTTCCAGCCAGCAGATGCAGTTCTGCAATACATTTACGAACCCGATGCTGCGGTCCTTGCTGCACAACTAGCGGGCGCAATGGCAGCAGAACATGACCTCGCTGCCATCACAGCCGGCGGCGGTTATTTGACTGCTGATCATCAAGTTAATCAGAAGCTGCTCACCGCATTTCGCGTTCGTGATGTTCTTCCTTACGACCTGCGCAAACTGAAAGCGTATTGTCGCGAGCATCAGCTGGGCCAACTCGAAATCAAGAAGCGGGGCGTGGAACTTCAGCCGCATTATGTTCGCCGGCAGATTCTCGCCGCTGGTGAGAATGCGGCCGTGATTTTTGTGACGCCGGTGGGCGATCAGGTGAAAGCGATTGTGGCGGAACGTGTCCTTGATCCCCTCTCTTCGGTACTCCGCGGAGAGTCGTGA
- a CDS encoding right-handed parallel beta-helix repeat-containing protein, with protein MRSLWLIALILTTADICSAANIYVDNLAGDDRRNGLEAKSLGVGNGPVRTIAKALRLAQKGDRIILANNPGSPYRESIAISGGFHSGIATYPFELIGNGATLDGSLSLANGEWEFVSGQTFRVRPPRGAYQRLFLNDQPAEFIASQGDARAMLKPLQWTLIQGQIYFCCEKDKIPASYNLSCCGLRTGITIYQVEDVQISDLTVRGFELDGVNAADTAYKTKLLGVVSQDNGRSGFTVGGASRVTLDQCTGTGNGNSQLRAEGYSQTTIRDCELDSKSAPALVRDGGRVFQIKP; from the coding sequence ATGCGTTCTCTCTGGCTGATCGCTTTGATTCTGACAACCGCCGACATTTGTTCGGCGGCAAACATCTACGTCGATAACCTCGCCGGCGATGATCGGCGGAACGGCCTTGAGGCGAAGTCGCTCGGCGTCGGCAATGGCCCGGTGCGCACGATTGCGAAAGCGCTGCGACTGGCCCAGAAGGGCGATCGGATTATTCTCGCGAACAATCCCGGCAGCCCCTATCGCGAGAGCATTGCGATTAGCGGCGGTTTTCACTCCGGCATTGCGACGTACCCCTTCGAACTGATCGGCAATGGCGCTACGCTCGACGGCTCGCTGTCGCTGGCGAACGGCGAATGGGAGTTTGTCAGCGGCCAAACGTTTCGCGTCAGGCCGCCGCGCGGTGCATATCAGCGGCTGTTCCTCAACGATCAACCTGCCGAGTTCATCGCCTCGCAAGGCGATGCCCGGGCAATGCTCAAGCCGTTGCAATGGACGCTCATTCAAGGCCAGATCTATTTTTGTTGTGAGAAGGATAAGATTCCTGCGAGCTACAACCTGTCGTGCTGCGGCCTGCGAACAGGTATCACCATCTATCAGGTCGAAGACGTACAGATCAGCGATCTGACGGTGCGCGGCTTTGAACTCGACGGCGTGAATGCCGCTGATACGGCTTACAAAACGAAGCTGTTGGGCGTGGTCAGCCAAGACAACGGCCGGAGCGGCTTTACCGTTGGCGGCGCGTCGCGCGTGACGCTCGATCAATGTACCGGCACCGGAAACGGCAACTCGCAGCTGCGGGCTGAAGGGTATTCGCAAACGACCATTCGCGATTGCGAACTCGATTCCAAGTCGGCCCCTGCGCTGGTTCGCGACGGCGGCCGCGTGTTTCAAATCAAGCCGTAA
- a CDS encoding rhodanese-like domain-containing protein yields the protein MPHPPRFEQLTADAKTRIKEISATDAYEQQKQGVLIIDTREADEFAAGHAVGAIHLSKGVVELKIEPTVPDTATPVICYCGGGYRSALVVDNLQKMGYTNVQSLAGGYKAWKAAGLPVE from the coding sequence ATGCCCCATCCGCCGCGCTTCGAACAACTGACCGCCGATGCCAAGACGCGCATCAAAGAAATTTCCGCCACCGATGCGTACGAGCAGCAGAAGCAGGGCGTGCTGATCATCGACACGCGCGAAGCCGATGAGTTCGCGGCCGGGCATGCGGTCGGCGCGATCCATCTGAGCAAAGGTGTGGTCGAGCTAAAGATCGAGCCGACGGTGCCAGATACCGCGACGCCAGTCATTTGCTATTGCGGCGGCGGTTATCGCTCGGCGCTGGTGGTCGATAACCTGCAGAAGATGGGATACACCAACGTGCAATCGCTGGCCGGTGGTTACAAAGCTTGGAAGGCAGCCGGCTTGCCGGTCGAGTGA
- a CDS encoding PPC domain-containing protein yields the protein MRFLTAAVLLACLVVSPQATNAQTAFPMLMSIKPVAATVGQSSEHVIVSRYTMYGAYQILVSGNGVTGEVLPSEIKAEDAAKKPVEQLKVRFQVAADALPGVRDVRVVMPTGVSTVGQLVIGTGPVAIENAANDSLDKATAVQVPATICGCVEKAEDVDFYKFHATAGQAFNFHVRCGRLQDKIHDLQLHCDPILMLRNSAGVTIAASDNYFRADPFLSQRFEQEGDYILEIRDVRYQGNQYWEYAIEISSQPFIECTFPLGISRGTTDISAAGFLLGDKPLSVNVDANIPAGEFWTTAKKGDQQTLPFAVEVTDLPLVTEISSDNNKPEQGQLLTAPCGLNGRLETEADVDYYTLEAKKGEALSLEIVARRRNSAIDSHLRILNEKGVQLQLSDDLKVGKRNYSDSWIENWTVPADGKYTIEIRDVHLRGGPRFPYFLQITRSKAYFELYLDTDKTQIPLGSQGVIYCRVERKNGFTGPVDLAIDGLPPSITATCGRIQAGKAVDGVSVLAAEPDAQLTVGSVRVTGTAVHEKDGEKLELSAVARPYQETYQPGGGRGHWPVDAHIVAVTDYGDIRRVNVSTQEIRLQPGGSQKIEVTIDRSPEFTTNVTLDMLYRHLASSFGDSLPPGVSLDDKQAKTLLAGSDTKGFVTVKAAADAPPVENHVSVVMAHVSLNFVMKTTYCSPAIRISVEPKSDIKK from the coding sequence ATGCGATTCCTCACCGCAGCCGTGCTGCTTGCTTGTCTGGTCGTTTCTCCCCAAGCGACGAACGCGCAAACGGCCTTCCCGATGCTGATGAGCATCAAGCCAGTCGCGGCGACTGTCGGGCAATCGTCGGAACACGTGATCGTTTCACGCTACACGATGTACGGCGCTTATCAGATTCTTGTTAGCGGCAATGGCGTAACGGGCGAAGTGTTGCCCAGCGAGATCAAGGCCGAAGACGCCGCCAAGAAGCCCGTCGAGCAACTCAAAGTCAGATTCCAAGTCGCCGCCGATGCACTCCCTGGCGTGCGTGACGTGCGCGTGGTGATGCCGACCGGCGTGAGCACCGTCGGACAACTCGTGATCGGTACCGGGCCGGTGGCGATCGAGAACGCCGCAAACGACAGCCTCGATAAAGCGACCGCCGTGCAAGTGCCAGCAACAATCTGCGGCTGCGTCGAAAAAGCCGAGGACGTCGACTTTTATAAGTTTCACGCCACGGCCGGGCAGGCGTTTAACTTTCATGTTCGCTGCGGTCGGCTGCAAGACAAAATTCACGATCTGCAGCTGCACTGCGATCCGATCCTCATGCTCCGCAATTCCGCCGGCGTGACGATCGCAGCAAGCGATAACTATTTCCGCGCCGATCCATTTCTGAGTCAGCGTTTTGAACAGGAGGGTGACTACATCCTCGAAATTCGCGACGTGCGTTATCAGGGAAACCAGTACTGGGAATATGCAATCGAAATCAGTTCGCAACCGTTTATCGAATGCACTTTCCCACTCGGCATTTCGCGCGGAACCACCGACATCAGCGCCGCTGGTTTTCTGCTCGGAGACAAACCGCTGAGTGTGAACGTCGATGCAAACATTCCCGCCGGCGAGTTCTGGACGACCGCGAAGAAGGGGGACCAGCAAACACTGCCGTTCGCCGTCGAAGTGACCGATTTGCCGCTCGTCACTGAGATCTCATCCGACAACAACAAGCCGGAGCAAGGACAGTTGCTAACCGCTCCCTGCGGCTTGAATGGCCGACTCGAAACCGAAGCCGACGTCGACTATTACACGTTGGAAGCGAAAAAGGGAGAAGCGCTGTCGCTGGAGATCGTCGCCCGTCGGCGAAACTCGGCCATCGATTCGCACCTGCGAATCCTGAACGAGAAGGGAGTTCAATTGCAGCTGAGCGACGATCTGAAAGTCGGCAAGCGCAACTATTCCGATTCGTGGATCGAAAACTGGACTGTCCCTGCCGATGGCAAATACACGATTGAGATTCGCGACGTGCATTTGCGCGGTGGTCCTCGCTTTCCGTACTTCTTGCAGATCACACGCAGCAAGGCCTACTTCGAACTCTATCTCGATACCGACAAGACACAAATCCCGCTCGGTTCGCAGGGAGTGATTTACTGCCGTGTCGAAAGGAAGAACGGTTTCACCGGCCCGGTCGATCTCGCCATCGATGGCCTGCCGCCAAGCATCACGGCGACCTGCGGCCGGATCCAAGCAGGCAAAGCAGTCGATGGCGTAAGTGTGCTCGCTGCCGAGCCCGACGCTCAACTCACGGTCGGCAGCGTTCGAGTCACCGGCACTGCAGTTCATGAGAAGGACGGCGAGAAGCTGGAACTCAGCGCGGTTGCTCGTCCTTATCAAGAGACCTATCAACCAGGCGGCGGGCGTGGTCATTGGCCTGTCGATGCGCACATCGTCGCGGTTACCGACTACGGCGATATCCGCCGCGTGAATGTCAGCACGCAGGAGATCCGCCTGCAGCCCGGCGGCTCGCAGAAGATCGAAGTCACAATCGACCGCAGCCCCGAGTTCACGACCAATGTGACGCTCGACATGCTCTATCGCCACCTAGCCAGCAGCTTCGGCGATTCGCTGCCACCGGGCGTGTCGCTCGACGACAAACAAGCCAAGACGCTACTCGCCGGTAGCGATACAAAGGGCTTCGTCACGGTAAAAGCCGCCGCCGATGCACCGCCGGTCGAAAACCACGTCAGCGTGGTGATGGCTCACGTGTCACTGAATTTTGTCATGAAGACGACTTACTGCAGTCCGGCGATTCGGATTAGCGTCGAGCCGAAGAGCGACATCAAAAAGTAA